The following proteins are co-located in the Rhodococcus opacus B4 genome:
- a CDS encoding DUF3224 domain-containing protein, whose translation MGYLHTARSKFTIASWSESVITDIDGEGTTAGDTYYPARGATRADVEYSYSGDIEGTSTVAYLIAYKADAAPVLGLERFEGSIGGHDGTCVFQHLGSQDQGSVSARIEVVPGMGTGGLTDLRGSADLSIAGPGDGGFEFVLSYDVG comes from the coding sequence ATGGGCTACTTACACACTGCTCGAAGCAAATTCACCATCGCGTCGTGGTCGGAATCGGTGATCACCGACATCGACGGCGAAGGTACGACGGCCGGCGACACCTACTACCCCGCGCGCGGCGCCACCCGCGCGGACGTCGAATACTCGTACTCCGGGGACATCGAAGGAACGAGCACGGTGGCCTACCTGATCGCGTACAAGGCCGATGCCGCGCCGGTGCTCGGCCTCGAGCGCTTCGAGGGCTCGATCGGCGGGCACGACGGAACGTGCGTGTTCCAGCACCTCGGCAGCCAGGACCAGGGTTCCGTGTCTGCACGGATCGAGGTGGTGCCGGGTATGGGCACGGGCGGTCTGACCGACCTGCGCGGCAGCGCGGACCTGTCCATCGCCGGACCCGGCGACGGCGGCTTCGAGTTCGTCCTGTCCTACGACGTCGGCTGA
- a CDS encoding TIGR02680 family protein — MTSARFRPTRAGIINLWDYRDQEFSFADGRLVLRGPNGSGKTKALEVLFPFVFDGRIEPRRLNPFAGEERTMKSNLLYRGQESAYSYVWMEFCRGAKDDPEAVTVGIGMRASRTNDKVTRWYFVADGRVGVDFSLLGTDDRPLTKKQLGEQIGTDSITDRPLDYRAAIDARMFGLGVQRYDQLINLILTLRRPQLAKNLDPKGLSQALTDGLRPLDEQLVLEAARSFSDMEEVGRALEGLAAADQAAQSFVGVYAKYLRQQARTDVDQLATRLDAVRSGITALHGAAADRARSQESREAAEERFTVAERALDQANATLDALKRSTAYEGRTQLDDLAQAVSTLEKSTALQAEKARKAKATLEQRSEEHEKAGDAVTRAVEALAHAEDELHVAAEDAGITWTALPDTARADQLTAALRGHAEERDGDLRAVRAALATVERAATERTRADDAARRGQEQLDTAKVAVLEAETAVESARSRCATELRSWWTEQSSLYAEIEAPAALFDALDTALRGIGDEDAATLSETLTEQTRDAVDALRMRRQQYDRDAAAAAEAIAEYESVRAAIESEHDDAPPLPAGRHDTRSGLTGAPLWRLVRFADGVDAAVAAGIEAALEAANLLDGWVPVDDALPDVESEQFLVALPAGDRPTGRTLADVLEVEQDTGVPDDRVRGILESIALESLDPAEGPVGVAQDGGYRQGIQRGRHTKSDAEYIGTTARARRRAARLVELDRTLAETRATLDDTRASAEAVAELLTRTTAAARALPRTGSILTALKKVTESAGALRSRTDTATAVGRELDQAIADLSAKEKQLRATASTHRTPHVAREIDSLAAAVRHFEKQGEMVQRCRREHGKEVEHTRQSEDRLHEARGNAEEYAEEAAVAEEVLAQQIQRLGTLRDTLGAGAEELDRQLEEAHARIEACKKEQRDARKADKDAGEAIGKAEGAYNTAVQTLRLALTETHADAAHLAPYARRDLLELLGVDGGHTWPASAAAWMSAEQLVYRIQNAGQDIPILPPEVDALFRALDSATDSVRVSDSARKSTRTALTTALQDFDAQLAAAGQDYRLQWDAPDGLTVVQVQDDEGYSSIGEFAARIASARSDQELLLTESERRILEDALLTGLAQQIHERTVDARELIARMGTEMRERRMSSGNTIGVHWVLADNLDDSAKAISKLLERDTSALGPDELATMRAHFAHQIRTARAAHPERSYPEILASALDYRRWRVFSFTLISGNGTEDRLTVARHSALSGGEQSVSLHLPLFAAAHVMLDSADPHAPRLLALDEAFAGVDDNGRAELLGLSVQFDLDLFMTGFDLWITYGGVPGCAHYDLAHSTAEQSVSATLLVWSDGELLAEHDGTDLAQALGSPLRRRVPTPAEGALEFA; from the coding sequence ATGACGAGTGCGCGTTTCCGGCCCACCCGCGCCGGGATCATCAACCTCTGGGACTACCGGGATCAGGAGTTCTCCTTCGCCGACGGCCGCCTCGTTCTCCGTGGCCCCAACGGTTCCGGCAAGACCAAGGCGCTCGAAGTGCTGTTCCCGTTCGTCTTCGACGGCAGGATCGAACCGCGGCGCCTCAACCCGTTCGCGGGCGAGGAACGAACCATGAAGTCGAACCTCCTGTATCGCGGGCAGGAGAGCGCGTACTCGTACGTCTGGATGGAGTTCTGCCGCGGCGCGAAGGACGACCCCGAAGCCGTCACCGTGGGAATCGGCATGCGCGCCTCCCGCACCAACGACAAGGTCACGCGCTGGTACTTCGTGGCCGACGGCAGGGTCGGCGTCGACTTCTCCCTGCTCGGCACGGACGACCGGCCGCTCACGAAGAAGCAACTCGGCGAACAGATCGGCACCGACTCCATCACCGACCGTCCGCTCGACTACCGCGCCGCCATCGACGCCCGCATGTTCGGGCTCGGTGTCCAGCGCTACGACCAGCTGATCAACCTCATCCTCACGCTGCGCCGCCCGCAGCTCGCGAAGAACCTCGATCCCAAGGGACTGTCGCAGGCACTCACCGACGGTCTGCGTCCCCTCGACGAACAACTGGTCCTCGAGGCGGCGCGCTCGTTCAGCGACATGGAGGAGGTCGGCCGGGCACTCGAAGGGCTGGCGGCGGCGGACCAGGCGGCGCAGAGCTTCGTCGGCGTGTACGCGAAATACCTTCGCCAGCAGGCGCGTACGGACGTCGACCAACTTGCGACCCGGCTCGACGCGGTGCGGTCCGGCATCACCGCCCTCCACGGGGCGGCAGCCGACCGGGCACGCAGTCAGGAGAGCCGGGAGGCCGCCGAAGAACGCTTCACCGTCGCCGAACGCGCACTCGACCAGGCCAACGCCACCCTCGACGCACTGAAGCGGTCGACCGCCTACGAGGGGCGGACGCAGCTCGACGACCTGGCGCAGGCCGTGTCGACGCTCGAGAAGTCGACGGCGCTGCAGGCAGAGAAGGCACGCAAGGCCAAGGCGACCCTCGAACAGCGGTCCGAGGAGCACGAGAAGGCCGGTGACGCCGTCACCCGCGCCGTCGAGGCGCTCGCCCACGCCGAGGACGAACTTCACGTCGCCGCCGAGGACGCCGGAATCACCTGGACCGCACTCCCCGACACCGCGCGCGCCGACCAGTTGACCGCGGCGCTGCGCGGGCACGCCGAGGAACGCGACGGCGACCTTCGCGCGGTCCGGGCCGCGCTCGCCACCGTCGAGAGGGCCGCCACCGAGCGGACCCGCGCCGACGACGCGGCGCGTCGCGGTCAGGAGCAACTCGACACCGCGAAGGTGGCCGTCCTCGAGGCCGAGACCGCGGTCGAATCGGCCCGCAGCCGGTGCGCCACCGAACTCCGCTCCTGGTGGACGGAACAGTCGTCCCTCTACGCCGAGATCGAGGCGCCCGCTGCGCTGTTCGACGCACTGGACACCGCCCTCCGCGGGATCGGCGACGAGGACGCCGCCACTCTGTCGGAGACGCTGACGGAGCAGACCAGGGACGCCGTCGACGCACTCCGGATGCGTCGTCAGCAGTACGACCGGGACGCCGCCGCCGCGGCCGAGGCGATCGCCGAATACGAATCTGTGCGCGCGGCAATCGAATCCGAGCACGACGACGCCCCACCCCTCCCGGCCGGCAGGCACGACACGCGGTCCGGGCTGACCGGTGCGCCGCTGTGGCGTCTGGTCCGGTTCGCCGACGGTGTCGACGCCGCGGTCGCGGCGGGAATCGAAGCCGCACTGGAGGCCGCGAACCTCCTCGACGGCTGGGTTCCCGTCGACGACGCGCTTCCCGACGTCGAATCCGAACAGTTCCTCGTGGCCCTCCCGGCCGGGGACCGGCCCACCGGCAGGACCCTCGCCGACGTTCTCGAAGTCGAACAGGACACGGGTGTTCCCGACGACCGCGTGCGCGGCATCCTCGAATCCATCGCCCTCGAATCCCTCGACCCCGCCGAGGGACCGGTGGGCGTTGCCCAGGACGGCGGGTACCGCCAGGGGATCCAGCGGGGACGACACACGAAATCGGATGCGGAGTACATCGGAACCACCGCGCGGGCCCGCAGGCGCGCCGCCCGACTCGTCGAACTCGACAGAACGCTCGCGGAAACCCGGGCGACGCTCGACGACACCCGGGCGTCCGCGGAGGCGGTGGCAGAGCTGCTGACGCGGACCACCGCGGCGGCGCGGGCCCTCCCCCGCACCGGATCGATCCTCACCGCGCTGAAGAAGGTCACCGAATCGGCAGGCGCGCTCCGCAGCCGTACCGACACCGCGACAGCTGTCGGTCGCGAACTCGACCAGGCCATCGCCGACCTGTCCGCGAAGGAAAAGCAACTCCGAGCCACCGCATCCACGCACCGGACACCCCACGTCGCCCGCGAGATCGACTCGCTCGCCGCGGCCGTGCGGCATTTCGAGAAGCAGGGCGAGATGGTGCAGCGGTGCAGGCGCGAACACGGCAAGGAAGTGGAGCACACACGACAGTCCGAGGACCGGCTGCACGAGGCGCGCGGCAACGCGGAGGAATACGCGGAGGAGGCCGCCGTCGCCGAAGAGGTCCTCGCGCAACAGATCCAGCGCCTCGGGACACTCCGCGACACGCTGGGCGCGGGGGCCGAGGAACTGGACCGGCAACTCGAGGAGGCGCACGCGCGGATCGAGGCGTGCAAGAAGGAGCAGCGCGACGCCCGAAAGGCAGACAAGGATGCGGGCGAGGCCATCGGCAAAGCCGAGGGCGCCTACAACACCGCCGTCCAGACGCTACGGCTGGCCCTCACCGAAACCCACGCCGACGCCGCCCACCTCGCGCCGTACGCCCGGCGCGACCTGCTCGAACTCCTCGGCGTCGACGGAGGCCACACCTGGCCCGCCAGCGCGGCGGCGTGGATGAGTGCCGAGCAGCTGGTGTACCGCATACAGAACGCCGGTCAGGACATCCCGATCCTGCCGCCCGAAGTGGACGCGCTGTTCCGCGCACTGGACAGCGCCACCGACTCGGTGCGGGTCAGCGACTCGGCACGCAAGTCGACGCGGACCGCGCTCACCACCGCGCTGCAGGATTTCGACGCACAACTCGCCGCCGCCGGCCAGGACTACCGGCTGCAGTGGGACGCACCCGACGGCCTGACGGTGGTGCAGGTGCAGGACGACGAGGGTTACTCGTCGATCGGCGAGTTCGCCGCCCGCATCGCGTCCGCGCGCTCCGACCAGGAACTGCTGCTCACCGAATCCGAACGTCGCATCCTCGAGGACGCGCTGCTCACGGGTCTCGCTCAGCAGATTCACGAACGGACCGTCGACGCCCGCGAACTCATCGCCCGGATGGGCACCGAGATGCGGGAGCGGCGGATGTCGTCGGGCAACACCATCGGCGTCCACTGGGTCCTCGCCGACAACCTCGACGACAGCGCGAAGGCCATCTCCAAACTGCTCGAGCGCGACACCTCGGCGCTGGGCCCGGACGAGCTCGCCACCATGCGCGCCCACTTCGCCCACCAGATCAGGACTGCCCGCGCCGCCCACCCGGAGCGGTCGTACCCGGAGATCCTGGCGTCCGCCCTCGACTACCGGCGGTGGCGGGTGTTCTCGTTCACCCTGATCAGCGGCAACGGCACCGAGGACAGGCTGACGGTCGCCCGGCACAGCGCACTCTCCGGCGGCGAGCAGTCCGTCTCGCTGCATCTGCCGCTGTTCGCCGCGGCGCACGTGATGCTCGACTCGGCCGACCCGCACGCCCCGCGGCTGCTGGCGCTGGACGAGGCGTTCGCCGGCGTCGACGACAACGGCCGGGCGGAACTGCTCGGCCTCAGCGTGCAATTCGACCTCGACCTGTTCATGACCGGGTTCGACCTGTGGATCACCTACGGCGGCGTGCCGGGCTGCGCACACTACGATCTGGCGCACTCGACGGCGGAGCAGAGCGTCAGCGCCACCCTCCTCGTGTGGTCCGACGGTGAACTACTCGCCGAACACGACGGCACCGACCTGGCGCAGGCGCTCGGTTCGCCCCTCCGCCGGCGCGTCCCGACTCCCGCGGAGGGTGCCCTCGAGTTCGCCTGA
- a CDS encoding helix-turn-helix domain-containing protein, which yields MPNVPGHPEAIVRPTADASGFEVERIAPRPDLAEFVDYHWLVRWSVSKPHRQQVVPQPRVHIGAEDGQLLVHGISRSPFYRTLTGHGHVLGAAFHAGGFRPLLKGSLGAISGTVQPGRDLLDGDDRPVAERILAGTDSAEMIDAFERYLLRTDPVPDPTGRQVTALVGDAQRRRDIVRADQLAAHAGCSLRTLQRLFTEYVGIGPKWVIQRFRILDAAAAAHSGERIAWSALAYELGFSDQAHLTRVFTQVVGTPPATYQRANGLP from the coding sequence GTGCCGAATGTGCCAGGACACCCCGAGGCGATCGTCCGCCCGACCGCCGACGCATCCGGTTTCGAGGTCGAACGAATCGCTCCCCGACCGGATTTGGCAGAGTTCGTCGACTACCACTGGCTGGTGAGATGGTCGGTGTCGAAGCCTCATCGGCAGCAGGTGGTTCCCCAGCCGCGCGTTCACATCGGCGCCGAGGACGGACAGTTGCTGGTGCACGGGATCTCCCGGTCGCCGTTCTACCGAACGCTGACGGGACACGGCCACGTGCTGGGAGCCGCCTTCCACGCCGGCGGGTTCCGGCCTCTGCTGAAGGGGAGTCTCGGTGCGATCTCTGGAACCGTCCAGCCCGGACGGGATCTGCTCGACGGTGACGACCGCCCGGTCGCGGAACGGATCCTCGCCGGCACGGACAGCGCGGAGATGATCGACGCCTTCGAGCGGTACCTTCTGCGCACCGATCCCGTTCCGGATCCCACGGGACGGCAGGTCACGGCTCTCGTCGGCGACGCCCAGCGCCGCCGGGACATCGTCCGCGCAGACCAGCTCGCCGCACACGCCGGCTGCAGCCTGCGCACTCTGCAACGACTGTTCACCGAGTACGTCGGCATCGGACCGAAGTGGGTGATCCAGCGGTTTCGCATCCTCGACGCGGCCGCCGCCGCCCACTCTGGCGAGAGGATCGCCTGGTCTGCGCTCGCCTACGAATTGGGATTCAGCGACCAGGCTCACCTGACCCGGGTCTTCACCCAGGTCGTCGGTACACCGCCTGCCACCTATCAGCGCGCGAACGGCCTGCCGTAG
- a CDS encoding helix-turn-helix domain-containing protein, which yields MTQELGLDGVIRQRIRGLRVARGWSLDALAARCFLSPSTLSRIETGHRRIALDQLVPIARALGTTLDQLVESVDDEDVVIRPMPEQTRGLTTWLLSRERALHGATVAKMRITPERPAGPEHVCVHPGHEWFTVLSGTARLQLGERTILIEAGAAAEFSTMVPHSIGAHDGPVEILTIFDHDGERAHLHTADDAPPA from the coding sequence ATGACGCAAGAACTCGGGTTGGACGGTGTGATCCGGCAACGCATCCGGGGCCTTCGGGTGGCCCGCGGCTGGTCACTCGACGCGCTCGCTGCTCGCTGCTTCCTCAGTCCGTCCACGCTGAGCCGCATCGAGACGGGCCATCGCCGGATCGCCCTCGATCAACTGGTTCCGATTGCACGGGCTCTCGGCACCACGCTCGATCAGCTCGTCGAGTCCGTCGACGACGAGGACGTGGTGATCCGGCCGATGCCCGAACAGACGCGAGGCCTCACAACCTGGCTCCTGTCCCGCGAACGCGCCCTCCACGGCGCGACAGTGGCGAAGATGCGCATCACCCCCGAACGGCCTGCCGGCCCGGAACACGTCTGCGTGCACCCCGGTCACGAGTGGTTCACGGTGCTGTCGGGGACAGCCCGCCTGCAACTGGGTGAGCGGACCATCCTGATCGAAGCGGGTGCGGCAGCGGAGTTCTCGACCATGGTGCCGCACTCCATCGGCGCCCACGACGGTCCGGTGGAGATCCTCACGATCTTCGACCACGACGGGGAGCGGGCGCACCTGCACACCGCGGACGACGCCCCGCCGGCATGA
- a CDS encoding TIGR02678 family protein produces MKAREISPLALDSYQRAARVILSNHLVTQTYPDRIALPLLRRWATELREDLMTLFGYRLEVTETTARLFTVSDRLDAGTPAKTATDRTFDRYRYAYLALALAALGRAGNQITLSELADHVAADAAQVEGVDLSTERASDRDAFVDAVGWLAARGAIALADGDAGGWAANPDAGEALYDIDRSVVIALFRPPRALQHLRSIRGLLAGADSVTDEDTAETSRTVDVKETTRRVRRALVERPVVYAADLDDHELVQLALPRTAADVELLTGLVAERREEGVAMIDSSGRLSDVRFPGTGTVAQVALLLAGEIADRVLDPDAAETARMPLPRGRSEDLVEQVDGAIPQSGIFDSLAGHDGVEPAEPAPADRLFPVVEDQWITDTVRTLTERFGRTFAAGWQADPDGLGRAALALLERLRLTASVPGGVLALPALARYRGVVVTIRDRTPEIDLFQSSANDSEDITA; encoded by the coding sequence GTGAAGGCACGGGAGATCTCACCGCTCGCCCTCGATTCGTATCAGCGCGCCGCCCGCGTCATCCTGTCGAATCATCTCGTGACACAAACCTATCCAGATCGGATCGCGCTTCCCCTGCTCCGCCGGTGGGCCACCGAACTGCGCGAAGATCTGATGACGCTCTTCGGGTACCGGCTCGAGGTCACCGAGACGACCGCCCGACTGTTCACGGTGAGCGACCGACTCGACGCCGGGACACCGGCCAAGACGGCCACCGACCGCACGTTCGACCGGTACCGTTACGCCTACCTCGCGCTGGCGCTGGCGGCCCTCGGTCGCGCCGGGAACCAGATCACCCTGTCCGAACTCGCCGATCACGTCGCCGCCGACGCCGCGCAGGTCGAAGGGGTGGACCTGTCCACGGAGCGCGCGTCCGACCGGGACGCGTTCGTCGACGCCGTCGGCTGGCTCGCCGCGCGCGGCGCGATCGCACTCGCCGACGGTGACGCGGGCGGCTGGGCCGCCAATCCCGATGCGGGCGAAGCGCTCTACGACATCGACCGGTCCGTCGTCATCGCCCTGTTCCGGCCGCCACGCGCACTGCAGCATCTCCGCTCCATCCGCGGTCTGCTCGCCGGCGCGGACTCGGTGACCGACGAGGACACCGCGGAGACCTCCCGGACGGTCGACGTGAAGGAGACGACGCGGCGGGTCCGGCGCGCGCTCGTCGAACGGCCCGTCGTCTACGCCGCCGACCTGGACGATCACGAACTGGTGCAACTCGCGCTTCCCCGCACCGCGGCAGATGTCGAGTTGCTCACCGGACTGGTCGCCGAGCGTCGCGAGGAGGGCGTCGCGATGATCGACTCGTCCGGGCGGCTCTCCGACGTCCGGTTCCCCGGGACGGGGACGGTCGCGCAGGTCGCGCTCCTGCTCGCCGGGGAGATCGCCGATCGGGTCCTGGATCCCGACGCCGCGGAGACGGCCCGGATGCCGCTGCCGCGGGGCCGGTCCGAAGACCTGGTCGAACAGGTGGACGGCGCGATTCCGCAGTCCGGGATCTTCGACAGCCTGGCAGGCCACGACGGAGTCGAACCCGCGGAACCCGCCCCCGCCGACCGGCTCTTCCCGGTCGTCGAGGACCAGTGGATCACCGACACCGTCCGGACCCTGACCGAGAGATTCGGGCGCACGTTCGCCGCCGGGTGGCAGGCCGACCCCGACGGCCTGGGACGCGCCGCGCTGGCGCTGCTCGAGCGGCTGCGTCTCACCGCGTCGGTGCCGGGCGGCGTGCTCGCGCTCCCGGCGCTCGCCCGCTACCGGGGTGTGGTGGTCACGATCCGCGACCGCACACCGGAGATCGACCTGTTCCAGAGCTCAGCGAACGACAGCGAGGACATCACAGCATGA
- a CDS encoding TIGR02677 family protein, protein MKLFSFATAEKRAEYLWVLRAFDHARANYIVLLHAGDVARILDGLAGDDPAGQLGAGDVTPLLEQLHVWEVLERSYDGTRAATLAEYLNRHFVYQFSQAGYQVFRAVEDALAARLDDASLSRLALPDLLADMNDLAAANRAADNDLVYRKLNRLDATLSDMAGRAAQFYLTLGDLVRTTEITPETFMSHKDALLTHMREFSSDLSRYAPKLAAAIALVEDSGVEAMVARAAASDERVFLDVEEREADWRSRWAGVTHWFVGSEAGPSESERLREGTMSAIAAVLSLLRRVTETRKGGVSRESQLRHLAGWFAATPNEDAAHALFRAVFDLGRPRHLSMVHPDADIIPDTRSWWEAQPVEISRTLAETGRPPSPGLPARVQRNEGSVRRLREEQLTAQRLRAAAAQSLARGGVYERELDEAETDVLLSLLNAALTARVPVSGRVKSSTGSENGVKLTLSPHGESTVVRTARGRLHLDGLQVSVR, encoded by the coding sequence CTGAAACTGTTCTCCTTCGCCACCGCGGAGAAACGAGCGGAGTACCTGTGGGTGCTGCGGGCGTTCGATCACGCCCGCGCCAACTACATCGTCCTGCTCCACGCGGGCGACGTCGCCCGCATCCTGGACGGCCTCGCCGGCGACGACCCGGCCGGGCAACTCGGCGCCGGAGACGTCACTCCCCTGCTCGAGCAACTCCACGTCTGGGAAGTGCTCGAACGCAGTTACGACGGAACGCGCGCCGCGACACTCGCCGAGTACCTGAACCGGCACTTCGTCTATCAGTTCAGTCAGGCCGGCTACCAGGTGTTCCGGGCCGTCGAGGATGCACTCGCGGCTCGCCTCGACGACGCGTCGCTGTCCCGGCTGGCACTCCCCGACCTCCTCGCCGACATGAACGACCTGGCCGCGGCGAATCGTGCCGCCGACAACGACCTGGTGTACCGGAAACTCAACCGACTCGATGCGACGCTGTCCGACATGGCCGGACGCGCCGCCCAGTTCTATCTGACCCTGGGCGACCTCGTCCGCACCACGGAGATCACCCCGGAAACGTTCATGTCCCACAAGGACGCTCTGCTCACGCACATGCGCGAGTTCAGCTCCGACCTGTCTCGATATGCCCCGAAACTCGCCGCGGCCATCGCGCTCGTGGAGGACTCCGGCGTCGAGGCGATGGTGGCGCGGGCCGCCGCCAGCGACGAGCGGGTGTTCCTCGATGTCGAAGAGCGCGAAGCTGATTGGCGTTCGCGGTGGGCGGGTGTGACGCACTGGTTCGTCGGGAGCGAGGCGGGCCCGAGCGAGTCGGAACGCCTGCGCGAGGGCACGATGAGCGCCATCGCCGCCGTCCTGTCGCTGCTGCGCCGCGTCACCGAGACCCGCAAGGGCGGCGTCAGCAGGGAGAGTCAATTGCGCCATCTCGCGGGCTGGTTCGCCGCGACTCCGAACGAGGACGCGGCGCACGCGCTGTTCCGGGCCGTGTTCGACCTCGGCCGTCCGCGCCACCTCTCGATGGTGCATCCGGACGCCGACATCATCCCCGACACCCGGTCGTGGTGGGAGGCTCAGCCCGTCGAGATCTCCCGCACCCTGGCCGAGACCGGACGTCCCCCGTCCCCCGGTCTGCCCGCGCGGGTGCAGCGCAACGAGGGCAGCGTGCGCCGCCTGCGTGAGGAACAGCTGACTGCACAACGACTTCGCGCGGCCGCCGCACAGTCGCTCGCCCGGGGCGGAGTCTACGAACGGGAACTCGACGAGGCCGAAACCGACGTGCTGCTGAGCCTGCTCAACGCCGCACTGACGGCGCGGGTACCGGTCAGCGGCCGCGTCAAGAGCAGCACCGGATCGGAGAACGGCGTGAAGCTCACCCTCAGCCCACACGGCGAATCGACGGTGGTGCGCACCGCCCGGGGACGTCTGCACCTCGACGGACTGCAGGTGAGCGTTCGGTGA
- a CDS encoding class I SAM-dependent methyltransferase, with protein MTQHSHHHAHHHDEHTPAHETALADLLELDAEIFGSYLDQVAEWAGRRVGEAPRRVVDVGAGTGVGSLALARRFPAAEVIAIDRSEVMLERVRAAALGQGMADRVSGVHADLNAGWPAVEAADVVWAASSLHEVSDPDRVLRDMYAALNPDGVLVLVEMDALPRLLPDDLGLGRPGLESRCHEALARMDWNAHPNWRAHVERAGFGDVEQRSFTSEARPAPQSTGRYAHTFLRRVRSALDGQLAADDRDTLDRLLSDDGPDSVLHRGDLTVRGSRTAWTARRP; from the coding sequence ATGACACAGCATTCACACCACCACGCCCACCACCACGACGAGCACACCCCGGCGCACGAGACCGCGCTGGCAGATCTCCTCGAATTGGACGCCGAGATCTTCGGCTCCTATCTGGACCAGGTGGCCGAGTGGGCGGGACGGCGCGTCGGGGAGGCGCCGCGCCGGGTCGTCGACGTGGGCGCGGGTACGGGCGTCGGCAGCCTGGCGCTGGCTCGGCGGTTCCCCGCGGCGGAGGTCATCGCGATCGACAGGTCGGAGGTGATGCTCGAGCGCGTCCGCGCAGCCGCGCTCGGGCAGGGCATGGCCGACCGGGTGAGCGGCGTGCACGCCGATCTGAATGCCGGCTGGCCCGCGGTCGAGGCAGCGGACGTCGTGTGGGCGGCCTCCTCCTTGCACGAGGTCTCCGACCCCGACCGGGTGCTCCGCGACATGTACGCCGCGCTGAACCCCGACGGCGTGCTGGTGCTCGTCGAGATGGACGCTCTGCCCCGCCTCCTGCCCGACGACCTCGGCCTGGGCCGCCCGGGCCTGGAGTCGCGCTGCCACGAGGCCCTGGCGCGGATGGACTGGAACGCGCACCCGAACTGGCGGGCCCACGTGGAGCGGGCCGGTTTCGGGGACGTCGAGCAGCGCAGTTTCACCAGCGAGGCACGTCCTGCCCCGCAGAGCACCGGACGCTACGCCCACACCTTTCTGCGCCGCGTCCGCTCGGCCCTCGACGGACAACTGGCAGCCGACGACCGCGACACTCTCGATCGCCTCCTCTCGGACGACGGCCCCGACAGCGTCCTGCACCGTGGGGACCTGACGGTGCGCGGCAGCCGGACCGCCTGGACCGCCCGACGCCCCTGA
- a CDS encoding carboxymuconolactone decarboxylase family protein: MTRIPQAELTGIYGAVVKRMSRKMLGDVPDGVGVVWHNRKVTNFSFSLGRKIQKWDRCDENLKSFAHMAVASMVGCGFCLDYGYFQAHNKGLDETKAREVPRWRESDVFTPLERDVLEYAEAMTLTPPTVTDDLSARLLGALGPAALVELTAFIALTNFMTRSNTAFGIESQGLAASCGLKPLSARPTTRTQPTS, translated from the coding sequence ATGACCAGGATCCCGCAGGCCGAGCTGACCGGCATCTACGGTGCGGTCGTCAAGCGGATGTCCCGCAAGATGCTCGGCGACGTTCCCGACGGAGTGGGAGTCGTGTGGCACAACCGCAAGGTGACGAACTTCAGTTTCAGCCTCGGTCGCAAGATACAGAAATGGGACCGGTGTGACGAGAATCTGAAATCGTTCGCACACATGGCGGTCGCGAGCATGGTCGGCTGCGGCTTCTGCCTGGACTACGGCTATTTCCAAGCCCACAACAAGGGACTGGACGAGACGAAGGCGCGCGAGGTGCCGCGGTGGCGCGAGTCGGACGTCTTCACGCCGCTGGAGCGGGACGTCCTGGAGTACGCCGAGGCGATGACGCTGACGCCACCGACCGTCACCGACGACCTGTCGGCCAGGCTCCTGGGGGCACTCGGTCCCGCCGCGCTGGTGGAACTGACCGCGTTCATCGCACTGACGAACTTCATGACCCGCTCCAACACCGCGTTCGGCATCGAGTCGCAGGGCCTCGCCGCGTCGTGTGGCCTGAAGCCGCTGAGCGCACGCCCGACGACCCGCACTCAGCCGACGTCGTAG